Within the Pelagovum pacificum genome, the region TCCAGACTTCCTTGTAGCGCGGCAGGCTCTCGGGCAGGGGCTTGCCCCGCAGGCGGCCGGTGAAGCCGGCGACGCAGGTCGCGCCGAAGTGGTGGGCGTTGTCGATGCAGTCCTTCCAGCCCTGCAGCGTCTCCTTGTCGATGTCCGTACCCTCGAGCGGGTTGCCGAACATGCCAAGCGTGTTGATCTCGATGTCGCGGTCGCCGATGGCGTCCTTGCAGCGCTTGCCGAGCTCGGCGAGGTCCTGGCCGTTGGTGGTCTGCCAGAAGAAGGGCTCGAAGCTCTCGAAGCCGAGGTGGCCGATCTGTTTGATCCGGTCGGCGGCTTCGCCCCCGCTGGCCGAGATCATGGTTCCGATGCGGATGTCTTTTGCGGCGTCGTTCACGTGTCCGGTATCCTTCAGATGTCGAGTTTCACCCGCGCCCCGGTCTCCGCGCTGTCGATCGCGGCGAAAACCATGGCGAGGCTCTTGATGTTGTCGGTGTTGGCGGTCAGCGCGGTGCGGCCTGTCTCCACGGCTTCGACGAAGTCGAGAATGACGCCGGCATGCGCTTCGGCCGGTAGCGTTTTCGGGTCGGGCAGGGCGACGGGTTCGACTGCGGGCATGAAGTCCGTCGCGCTGGTGGTGACGTTGGCGCTCAGGCCGTCGGTCGAACCGTCCCAGAGCGCGGTGCCCTTGGTGCCGATCGCCCGCCAGGAGCTTTCCCAGCTGGTGTTCGCGCCCTCGGCGACCCACGAGCCACGGTAGGTGAAGACCGAGCCGTCGGCGTTGTCGAACAGGGCGTTGGCGGCGGCACCGTGCTTGTACCACGACCCTTCCGGGTTGGTTTCCTGGCAGTAGACGCCGACCGGTTCGGAGGGCATCAGGAAGCGCGCGGCGTCGAACGTGTGGATCGCCATGTCGAGCAGCAGGACATGGTCCATCTCTTCGCGGAAGCCGCCGAAATGCGCGCCGATGTAGAAATCGGCGTGGAGCGCCGTCAGCTCGCCGATGGCGCCACTTTCGATGACGTCCTTCAGCCGTCTGATACCGGGCAGGTGCCTGCGGTTCTGGATGATGACATGCATCTTCCCCGCGTCCTGCGCGATCTGCAGAAGCTCCTTCGCCTCGGGCAGGGTGTTGGCCATCGGCTTTTCCGACAGCACGTGACAGCCGGCGTTGAGCGCCTGCGCGGCGACCTTGCGGCGCGCGCCGGGAATGACGAGGTCGAACACCGCGTCGGGCTTCGCCTCGGCGATCACCGCCTCGAGGTCGGATCCCGTCACGGCGGACGTGTATCCGTATTCGGACGCCTGTCGCTTCGCGGCGGTCTCGTCGAGATCGACGAAGCCCACCATATCTACCCGTTCGTTCAGCGCCGGTGTCTCGCGGATGGCCTTGAGCCAACCGTTCGACATGGCGCCGCAGCCGACCATGACTGCACGCATGTTCTGAAACTCCTCCCTTGGTGCCGTTGCCGGTCACCTGTCGCCGACCGTCGTGGGCCGTAAACGTTTCCGACCCTAGTGAGACGAGTCGGAATGTGTCAAACAGATTTTGGAAACGTTTACGGAGCGGCGCCGATGGCAGGGATCAGACAGCTGGCCGAGAGGCTCGACATCTCCATCGGGACCGTCTCGCGGGCCTTGAACAACAAGCCCGACGTCAAGAAAGAGACGCGGGAACGCGTGCTCAAGAT harbors:
- a CDS encoding Gfo/Idh/MocA family protein, whose product is MRAVMVGCGAMSNGWLKAIRETPALNERVDMVGFVDLDETAAKRQASEYGYTSAVTGSDLEAVIAEAKPDAVFDLVIPGARRKVAAQALNAGCHVLSEKPMANTLPEAKELLQIAQDAGKMHVIIQNRRHLPGIRRLKDVIESGAIGELTALHADFYIGAHFGGFREEMDHVLLLDMAIHTFDAARFLMPSEPVGVYCQETNPEGSWYKHGAAANALFDNADGSVFTYRGSWVAEGANTSWESSWRAIGTKGTALWDGSTDGLSANVTTSATDFMPAVEPVALPDPKTLPAEAHAGVILDFVEAVETGRTALTANTDNIKSLAMVFAAIDSAETGARVKLDI